In Methanorbis rubei, the DNA window GGCTGGTGAATGACCAGAGAAGTGTTGCACCTCCCTCGACCATGAGTTTTTGTACGCCCATCTCGCCGAGTTTGTCGAGGACGACTTCGAGGTCAACCTGTTCCCGCCCTGCCCGAATAACGGTTGCCTGTTTTGCAAGGGCCACAACTTTTTCCTCTAGTGCCTTGTCTGAGACAAAGATGACCCGCCTTCCGGTTCCTTTTTTGAACATGTCTCCATCGGTCGGCATTTTTGCCTGGCTGTCGATGACAATTCTCATCGGCTGTTCTTCGCGTCCCTGCGATGCCCGTTCTGCGATGAGGTCAGGATTTTTGAGACGAAGCGAGGAGTCGTCGGCAAGTATGGTGCCAATTCCTACCATGACGGCATCGCAGTCCGCCCGCAGTCTGTCGACGCGGGCAAAGTCCTGGTCTCCGGAGATTTTTGTCTGCCGGTGTTCTTTGGTGGATATTTTTCCATCAGCACTCATTGCAGCGTTGATGATGACGTAAGGACGCATGTATGTCCCTTTGTGTTGTTGGAATATATACGTTGCAGGTTAGTGGTGAATGGGCAGGATGAGATTTTGAAACGCGAATAGCACGAATAGTGCGAATGAAAAATCGCCAATGGCGATTTTAAGAAAAGTACTAAGTTACTTATTTTTAGACTACTTTCTCCATTCAGAGATATGTAGATTATTTTTTTTGAAAAATCGCCATTGGCGATTTTTTTATTCGCGATATTCGCGTTTCAAAATCTCGGAAGCATTAACCTCTCCTACTGCGAATAGTTAGGGATATGCCAAATCTCACGGTTGCAGTTCTTGCTCCCAACGGATATGCCCGCGATATCGGGAAAAAGGGAACAAGTACAGATATTACTTTTTACAATCTGAAGAAGGGACATGACACAGTCACGCTGCTTGAGCCGACTCGGTATCCTGACCGGCTTGCTCCGCTGTTTTATGTGGTCTCGATGGCTCACGAGGCTATTGTAGTGGTGGATGCCATCACCCCGATGTTTGCCGAGTGGGTTTTGATTCTGGACTGTGCCAGCGTTGCAAAGGGAACGATTATCCTCAAAAATTACATCCAGCCGTCTGATATTGCCCCGCTGATCAAGGGAACCGTTCTTGAAGGCTACGAGGTCTGCGAGGAGGATTTTATCACGCTTTCTGCAAATCTTCTTGCAAAGGCAGCTGCCCAGCCCGAGTCAGAGCCAAAAGACGGCGCTGTGGGTTCGGTCCCCATCGATCACCACTTCAATGTGCGTGGGATCGGAACAGTTATTCTCGGCTGTGTTGTGGACGGCTGGATCAAGAAGCATGACAAAATGCGGGTCGAACCAACCGGAAAAACCGCACAAATCCGTTCCGTGCAGAAGCATGATGATGACTTTACCTGGGGATGTGCGGGCGACCGTGTGGGCTGTGCGTTGAAGGATATTGAGTCTGATGACCTTGACCGGGGTTTTGTTCTGACGACTGATCCTGCGGTGAAGAGCTCAACAAGCATCACCGGCCAGGCACATCTCGTGAAGTACTGGCCTGCGGCAGTGAAGGATCAGATGGTTGTTTCAGTCGGTCACTGGATGCAGTTCCTTTCTGCCCGTGTGGTTGCCGTTGAGAACGGTTCAGACTGGCATAACCCGAAACTTACCATTGAACTGGAGACTCCGGTTGTGTATAAGCCGGGAGATAAGGCAGTTCTGCATTATCTGGACGGCGGAAAGCTGCGGATTATGGGAACAATTATCCTTCCCTGATTTTTTTGTCGTTTGTCGTTTGTCGGAAATAATTTTGGTGGTGAGGTTACCCGCAATATTTTTTTTCTGTTGTTTTTCGCCCGCGTTGAGTAGTATTTATCTGATGAGTTCCATATATATACAACATGACTGCAGGATACAGTATATCAGTCTGATCAAGGCTGATGACTGATATCATTTTTTTTAGAGTCGACAAACGACAAACGACAAACTTTTTTCAGCAGAGGTTTTTCGGTGTGATTTTTTTAAACACGAACCACACGAAAAAACGCAAAATATAAACTCACAAAATAATACGAAAAACACGAAATAGGAATTTTAACGCGGAGATTGTTGATTGATTCCAGCAGAAACACTTTCTGATCATCGTTTTTATTTTCAGATTTTACGAGGCATCCAGTAATTGCATCTGCATCCAAGAGCAGATTTCGTGTTTTTCGAAATATTTCGTGAGGTAAATTATTCGTGATTTTTCGTGTGGTTCGTGTTTAAAAAAATCACACCACGTAACTCCTCTCCAAAAAAAGATGAGGGAAAACCCCTTCACTTCATGCTCTCGCAGTACTTCAGAATATCCCTCGTTCGCTCAATCCCCAGCGTCGGCTTCGTCACCTCAAGCCACAAATAGAACCCGACCCGCGACGGCGTCGGCCGTTCATACTTAAACCCGCCTGTTTTCACCGGAATCATCTTAAAATATGTCCGCTGCTTACGCGGCTTCAGATAAATCACCGGCGACATCTCAGGATAATCCACCGCAAGAATCACCTTTGAATAGTTCTCTGAAAGCTTCGTAAAATCCAGAACATCAGACTTCACCCGCAGACCATACTCAGACACCAGCCCTTTCAGCGCAGACGGATACAGCCCTCCGCAGATCACCTTCTTCACCAGCGGCGACACACACGGATCCGCAAAATACTGCTCGCTCGAAAACTTATGATCCATCGCAAAATACAAACGCGTCAGCGCATCATCATGCAGTTTCTTATAATCAAACCCTTGCGTCCTCAGCGACTCGCAGGACACCAGCTTCGGATTCTTCACCGGCTGTGTTGGAAGCGTCGTCAGCCGCAGCGGACGAAGCACTGACTTCATCACCTCGCACGGCTTCGTACCCACATACAAATTGTCGGGGTCAGCGACTAACCGCCGCACCACCTGCGTATTTGAGATATCCACCGAAGAAAACAGGATGAACCCCACATGCTCCTGCTTGAATATATAGCCGAACAGATGCTTCTTGTAAATAATCTCAGCCTCAAGATCCTTCAGATCCGCAGGAGACGTCACAATCTCGCAGAACGTCGCCTGATTCTCATTATCAAACAACAGCAGATCAACTTCAGCCAGATCCTGCCCGTTCCCTCGCACGCGGATATCGCCTTTCTCCGCAGAGTAGAGACCGTTCGTCCCAAGCATAATCTTTGACTTGTGTTTCGGAACATCAGCGCCTTTGCGGACAATTTTCTTAATCGTATTCGTCTGGGACGCGATCCGAATCAGCTGCTCATAAATCAGCGACTCAAACCAGTAGCCCTCAGCTGTTCGCATCAGCATAATATCTTCGGAAAACAGATTCTTCCGTTCCGCTGCCCGCATATGCCGCATAGCCCGCACTGCAACCGCCCGATCTGGACGATACCGATCAAACTGTTCGCCTATCCACTGGAGCACAGCTGCCCCTCCTTCACTAACTTCGTATCTATCACATCAAACAAACTTAGCAGAGCACCAGAATCCTGCGTGTCAGACTCTTGTGCACTCTCTGCTCATAATATCCCGAAACCTCAAACAGACCATTCGTCAGACCGCGTATATCACGGTGGGTTACAATAACCGCTCGTCCGCCCTTCTTTAAGATGCGGCGGATTTCCCGCAGGGACTCCACATACAGCGTGTCCAGCGAATCCGCTCC includes these proteins:
- a CDS encoding EF-Tu/IF-2/RF-3 family GTPase codes for the protein MPNLTVAVLAPNGYARDIGKKGTSTDITFYNLKKGHDTVTLLEPTRYPDRLAPLFYVVSMAHEAIVVVDAITPMFAEWVLILDCASVAKGTIILKNYIQPSDIAPLIKGTVLEGYEVCEEDFITLSANLLAKAAAQPESEPKDGAVGSVPIDHHFNVRGIGTVILGCVVDGWIKKHDKMRVEPTGKTAQIRSVQKHDDDFTWGCAGDRVGCALKDIESDDLDRGFVLTTDPAVKSSTSITGQAHLVKYWPAAVKDQMVVSVGHWMQFLSARVVAVENGSDWHNPKLTIELETPVVYKPGDKAVLHYLDGGKLRIMGTIILP
- a CDS encoding 2,5-diamino-6-(ribosylamino)-4(3H)-pyrimidinone 5'-phosphate reductase, coding for MRPYVIINAAMSADGKISTKEHRQTKISGDQDFARVDRLRADCDAVMVGIGTILADDSSLRLKNPDLIAERASQGREEQPMRIVIDSQAKMPTDGDMFKKGTGRRVIFVSDKALEEKVVALAKQATVIRAGREQVDLEVVLDKLGEMGVQKLMVEGGATLLWSFTSQRLFDEIRIYVGALIIGGMDAPTLVDGTGFTRAEGFPRLTLKNVERIDDGLLITWAKKE